From Aquificaceae bacterium, a single genomic window includes:
- a CDS encoding TIGR01212 family radical SAM protein (This family includes YhcC from E. coli K-12, an uncharacterized radical SAM protein.), with the protein MVTTERLYYSLKDYLKEKYGRRVQKITVALPFTCPNIDGTKARGGCTYCFSGTRPAHLEPYIPLRQQIEEGIRRAKNRYGEKILFFIYYQSYSNTYGEYEYLKSIYDTALEFEEVVGIDVGTRPDCAPEWVLDLLESYSNRGLEVWVEYGLQSANFRTLRFINRAHGVSDFVDAVLRTKRRNLKVCAHIILGLPGEDREDMLETGKLLASLPIDGVKIHPLHVIKNTRMAEQYMRGEFEVLSLQEYAERAADIIEILPPSVVIHRLTGEVEPDRLIAPDYCTYAKKQEVIKAIEEELRRRESHQGCKIAFNR; encoded by the coding sequence ATGGTCACCACAGAAAGACTTTATTATTCACTCAAGGATTACCTGAAGGAAAAATATGGTAGAAGAGTTCAGAAGATAACCGTTGCTCTTCCCTTTACCTGTCCAAATATAGATGGCACCAAGGCGAGGGGTGGCTGCACCTACTGTTTTTCAGGCACCCGACCTGCACATCTTGAGCCTTATATACCCCTGCGCCAGCAGATAGAAGAGGGCATAAGGAGGGCAAAAAACAGATACGGAGAAAAAATCCTGTTTTTTATCTACTATCAGTCTTATTCCAACACTTACGGAGAGTATGAATACCTCAAATCCATATACGATACGGCTCTTGAGTTTGAAGAAGTAGTAGGGATAGATGTGGGCACAAGACCTGACTGTGCTCCCGAATGGGTGCTTGACCTTCTGGAGAGCTATTCAAACAGGGGGCTTGAGGTATGGGTGGAGTACGGGCTTCAGAGCGCCAACTTCAGGACCCTCAGGTTCATAAACAGAGCACATGGAGTTTCAGACTTTGTGGACGCAGTGCTCAGAACAAAAAGAAGAAACCTGAAAGTATGCGCTCACATAATCCTCGGGCTTCCCGGGGAAGACAGGGAGGATATGTTGGAGACAGGCAAGCTCCTTGCCAGCCTTCCCATAGACGGCGTGAAGATACACCCTCTGCACGTAATAAAGAACACCAGAATGGCGGAGCAGTATATGAGAGGCGAGTTTGAAGTCCTGAGCCTGCAGGAATACGCAGAGCGTGCCGCAGACATAATAGAGATACTTCCCCCTTCTGTGGTCATTCACAGGCTCACCGGTGAGGTAGAACCAGACAGGCTTATAGCACCGGACTACTGCACCTACGCAAAAAAGCAGGAAGTTATAAAGGCTATTGAGGAAGAGCTGAGGAGGCGAGAGAGCCATCAGGGGTGTAAAATAGCCTTTAACCGATGA
- the rplK gene encoding 50S ribosomal protein L11: protein MKKVSAKVELMLPAQQATPAPPVGPALGQHGVNIMEFVKQFNAASKDFEPGTVVPVVITIYQDRSFSFILKTPPVSYLLKKAAKLQKGSSDPKKQKVGRVNLQQVEEIAKLKLKDMNTKDLRAAMRQVVGTARSMGIEVEGWKE from the coding sequence ATGAAAAAGGTATCTGCAAAGGTTGAACTGATGCTGCCCGCCCAGCAGGCAACGCCTGCACCCCCTGTGGGTCCTGCCCTGGGTCAGCATGGTGTGAACATAATGGAGTTTGTAAAGCAGTTCAACGCTGCAAGCAAGGACTTTGAGCCGGGAACTGTTGTGCCCGTGGTGATAACCATTTATCAGGATAGAAGCTTTAGCTTTATACTCAAAACTCCTCCGGTTTCTTACCTCCTCAAGAAAGCAGCAAAGCTCCAGAAAGGTTCTTCAGACCCCAAAAAGCAAAAGGTGGGTAGGGTAAACCTTCAGCAAGTGGAGGAAATAGCAAAGCTTAAACTTAAAGATATGAATACGAAGGACCTCAGGGCTGCCATGAGGCAGGTCGTTGGAACAGCAAGAAGCATGGGCATAGAAGTAGAAGGATGGAAGGAGTAA
- the rplA gene encoding 50S ribosomal protein L1, whose translation MKKGKRYQKCLQLYEKDSFYTVEGAVEVLKKLHAECGPKFDQTVELAMRLGVDPKYADQMVRGSVVLPNGLGRELKVLVLAEGEYQKVAKDAGADYVGGEDLINKIAKEEWVDYDVVIATPEIMPKVARLGKILGPKGLMPNPKTGTVTTNIRQAIEEAKKGRVEFRVDKTGNLHMPVGKISFEEQKLIQNIYTAIDAVVKAKPPGAKGQYVKGMALALTMSPSVKLDVPTTLKRLQELVA comes from the coding sequence ATGAAAAAGGGAAAAAGATACCAGAAATGTCTACAGCTTTATGAGAAGGACTCCTTCTACACGGTAGAAGGGGCTGTGGAAGTTCTCAAGAAACTGCACGCAGAGTGTGGTCCGAAGTTTGACCAGACGGTGGAGCTTGCCATGAGGCTCGGGGTTGACCCCAAGTATGCGGACCAGATGGTGAGAGGCTCTGTTGTTCTGCCCAACGGGCTAGGTAGAGAGCTGAAGGTGCTTGTGCTTGCAGAAGGTGAGTATCAGAAAGTGGCAAAGGATGCTGGTGCAGACTATGTGGGTGGTGAAGACCTCATAAACAAAATAGCCAAAGAAGAATGGGTGGACTACGATGTGGTTATAGCCACTCCTGAAATAATGCCAAAGGTGGCAAGGCTGGGTAAGATACTCGGTCCCAAGGGTCTTATGCCCAACCCCAAAACTGGAACAGTCACCACCAACATAAGACAGGCAATAGAAGAGGCCAAGAAGGGAAGAGTCGAATTCAGAGTAGATAAAACAGGAAATCTTCATATGCCCGTGGGGAAGATATCCTTTGAAGAACAGAAGCTCATTCAGAACATTTACACCGCCATAGATGCGGTGGTGAAGGCAAAGCCCCCTGGTGCGAAGGGTCAGTATGTGAAGGGCATGGCTCTCGCTCTTACCATGAGCCCTTCTGTGAAGCTGGATGTGCCCACAACGCTGAAAAGGCTTCAGGAGCTCGTAGCATGA
- the nusG gene encoding transcription termination/antitermination protein NusG, with protein MDEFKWYALQVEAGKEATARENLLKVLELEGLLQQVEDVIVPAEEKVVIKTMGKEKYRLSLLGNNRDISVLGKKGVTTFRIENGEVRVVESVEGDICVEAPPISKPGQKITCKENKTEAKVILESKMFPGYLLIKAVMNDALMRAIEKTPHVYKPVLVGGRVAPLDEKEVERIIAFVKKGVKPVRVLFEKGDQVRVIEGPFMNFTGTVEEVHPEKEKVVVLVSIFGRLTPVELDYSQVEKL; from the coding sequence ATGGATGAGTTTAAATGGTATGCGTTGCAGGTAGAGGCAGGCAAGGAGGCCACGGCAAGGGAAAACCTGCTGAAGGTGCTTGAGCTTGAGGGACTTCTCCAGCAGGTAGAGGATGTTATAGTGCCTGCAGAGGAAAAGGTGGTCATAAAGACTATGGGCAAGGAAAAATACAGGCTGTCTCTACTTGGCAACAACAGAGATATAAGTGTGCTTGGTAAAAAGGGAGTTACCACTTTCAGAATAGAGAATGGTGAAGTGAGGGTTGTGGAGAGCGTTGAAGGAGACATATGCGTGGAGGCACCACCCATATCAAAGCCCGGTCAGAAGATAACCTGCAAGGAGAATAAAACCGAGGCAAAGGTAATCCTTGAATCAAAGATGTTCCCGGGCTATCTCCTTATCAAGGCTGTTATGAACGATGCCCTTATGAGGGCCATAGAGAAAACGCCTCATGTTTACAAGCCCGTTCTTGTGGGGGGAAGGGTTGCACCCCTTGACGAGAAGGAAGTGGAAAGGATAATCGCCTTTGTGAAGAAGGGTGTTAAACCTGTGCGAGTGCTCTTTGAAAAGGGTGACCAGGTGAGGGTTATAGAAGGTCCTTTCATGAACTTCACGGGCACTGTGGAAGAAGTTCATCCAGAAAAAGAAAAGGTGGTTGTTCTGGTGAGCATATTTGGAAGGCTTACGCCCGTTGAATTAGATTATTCTCAGGTGGAAAAGCTATGA
- the rplJ gene encoding 50S ribosomal protein L10 translates to MRKSWEQKEQVINSYSERIDRSSLVIFFDFTGIDAQAITRLRADVKEAEGEVLVGKNTLFYRAFMNTVMADHREVLTGPTALAFAYGDPVRVAKMLYDFVKEIDKEKPLSKIKGAYMQGKFLKPADVQALAELPPKEVLVSKLMGAIQGPIYALLMALKSAPQKLVLTIKALEEKKS, encoded by the coding sequence ATGAGAAAGAGTTGGGAACAGAAGGAACAAGTTATTAACTCCTATAGCGAGAGGATAGACAGGTCAAGCCTTGTAATCTTTTTTGACTTTACGGGAATTGATGCTCAAGCTATCACAAGGCTCAGGGCGGATGTAAAGGAGGCTGAAGGAGAAGTGCTTGTGGGTAAAAACACCCTTTTCTACAGAGCCTTCATGAACACTGTTATGGCGGACCACAGAGAGGTTCTTACGGGACCTACCGCCCTTGCCTTCGCCTATGGTGACCCGGTCAGAGTTGCCAAAATGCTCTATGATTTTGTGAAGGAGATAGACAAGGAAAAGCCCCTCTCTAAAATAAAGGGGGCTTACATGCAGGGGAAGTTTTTAAAACCTGCAGATGTGCAAGCACTTGCAGAGCTTCCGCCCAAGGAGGTGCTGGTCTCAAAGCTCATGGGAGCCATTCAGGGACCCATATACGCCCTCCTCATGGCTCTCAAGTCTGCACCTCAGAAGCTTGTGCTTACCATTAAGGCTTTAGAAGAAAAGAAATCTTAA
- the secE gene encoding preprotein translocase subunit SecE, producing MERLKEFIRSVKRELDKVSWPTRNLVLKATISVIIFSLAFGISLWVFDLVFTRLIHFLLSLRG from the coding sequence ATGGAGAGACTTAAAGAGTTCATAAGAAGTGTAAAGAGGGAACTTGACAAGGTTTCATGGCCCACAAGGAATCTTGTGCTGAAAGCCACAATAAGTGTTATAATATTTTCTTTGGCTTTTGGTATAAGCCTGTGGGTCTTTGACCTTGTGTTTACCAGGCTTATACACTTCTTGCTTTCTTTGAGGGGCTAA
- the rpmG gene encoding 50S ribosomal protein L33 — protein MAAVREIIVLACTECKRRNYSTTKNKQKHPQRMELKKYCKWCKKHTLHREVK, from the coding sequence ATGGCTGCAGTAAGAGAAATCATAGTTCTTGCCTGCACAGAGTGCAAAAGGAGGAACTACTCCACCACAAAAAACAAGCAGAAGCATCCCCAGAGGATGGAGCTTAAAAAATACTGCAAGTGGTGCAAAAAGCACACACTGCACAGAGAGGTAAAATAG
- the tuf gene encoding elongation factor Tu, which produces MAKEKFVREKEHVNVGTIGHVDHGKSTLTSAITCVLAAGVMPGGKAKCMRYEEIDKAPEEKERGITINITHVEYETPKRHYAHVDCPGHADYIKNMITGAAQMDGAILVVSAADGPMPQTREHVLLARQVNVPYIVVFMNKCDMVDDPELLDLVELEVRELLSKYEFPGDEVPVIRGSALGALQELDAGKPDQWCNAIVELMNALDQYIPTPQREADKPFLMPIEDVFTISGRGTVVTGRVERGVLKPGEEVEIVGLREEPLKTVATSIEMFRKILDEALPGDNVGVLLRGVGKDDVERGQVLAKPGTVKPHRKFRAQVYVLSKEEGGRHTPFFLNYRPQFYFRTADVTGTVVKLPEGQEMVMPGDNVEIEVELVKPVAMEEQLRFAIREGGRTVGAGVVTKIIE; this is translated from the coding sequence ATGGCAAAGGAGAAGTTTGTAAGGGAAAAGGAGCATGTGAACGTGGGCACCATAGGGCACGTGGACCACGGAAAGTCTACACTCACCTCAGCCATAACCTGTGTGCTTGCAGCAGGGGTCATGCCAGGAGGAAAGGCAAAGTGCATGAGGTATGAGGAGATAGACAAGGCACCAGAAGAGAAGGAAAGGGGAATAACCATAAACATCACACACGTAGAATACGAGACACCCAAGAGGCACTATGCCCACGTGGACTGTCCTGGACACGCAGACTACATAAAGAACATGATAACAGGAGCAGCACAGATGGATGGGGCAATACTGGTGGTATCAGCAGCAGACGGACCCATGCCCCAGACAAGAGAACACGTATTGCTAGCCCGTCAGGTGAACGTGCCATACATAGTAGTCTTTATGAACAAGTGCGACATGGTAGACGACCCAGAACTACTTGACCTTGTAGAACTTGAAGTAAGGGAACTTCTTTCCAAGTATGAATTTCCTGGGGATGAAGTGCCAGTGATTCGTGGTTCAGCTCTTGGAGCACTTCAGGAGCTTGACGCGGGCAAACCAGACCAGTGGTGCAACGCCATAGTAGAACTTATGAATGCACTGGACCAGTATATACCCACACCACAGAGGGAAGCGGACAAACCCTTCCTCATGCCCATAGAGGACGTGTTTACCATATCAGGGCGTGGAACAGTGGTGACTGGGAGAGTGGAGAGAGGGGTATTAAAGCCGGGAGAGGAAGTGGAGATAGTGGGGCTGAGAGAGGAGCCACTCAAGACAGTGGCCACATCCATAGAGATGTTCAGGAAGATACTTGATGAGGCGCTACCGGGGGACAACGTGGGAGTGCTGCTGAGGGGAGTGGGCAAGGACGATGTGGAGAGGGGGCAGGTGTTGGCGAAGCCTGGGACAGTCAAGCCTCACAGGAAGTTCAGGGCGCAGGTATACGTGCTTAGCAAGGAGGAAGGTGGAAGGCATACACCCTTTTTCCTCAACTACAGGCCACAGTTTTACTTCAGGACGGCTGATGTGACTGGGACGGTGGTAAAACTTCCTGAGGGTCAGGAGATGGTGATGCCGGGTGACAATGTGGAGATAGAGGTGGAGCTAGTCAAGCCTGTGGCTATGGAGGAGCAGCTCAGGTTTGCCATAAGAGAGGGTGGAAGGACTGTGGGTGCTGGTGTGGTCACTAAGATTATTGAGTGA
- the rplL gene encoding 50S ribosomal protein L7/L12 produces MATLTIDEIVEAIGNMTLLEVSELVKKLEEKFGVSAAMVAAAPVAAAGAPAAGAPAAEEKTEFDVILKSPGANKINVIKVVRELTGLGLKEAKDLVEGAPKPVKEGVPKEEAEKIAAKLKEAGAEVEIK; encoded by the coding sequence ATGGCAACACTTACCATTGACGAGATCGTTGAAGCCATAGGCAACATGACCCTGCTTGAGGTTTCAGAGCTCGTCAAAAAGCTTGAGGAGAAGTTTGGCGTGTCTGCAGCAATGGTGGCTGCAGCACCTGTGGCAGCAGCCGGAGCACCTGCAGCTGGAGCACCAGCGGCTGAGGAGAAAACAGAGTTTGACGTAATCCTGAAGTCCCCTGGAGCCAACAAGATAAACGTCATTAAGGTGGTCAGGGAGCTCACGGGGCTCGGCCTCAAAGAGGCAAAGGACCTTGTGGAAGGTGCTCCCAAACCTGTCAAAGAGGGAGTTCCGAAGGAGGAGGCGGAGAAGATTGCGGCAAAGCTGAAGGAGGCCGGTGCTGAAGTAGAGATAAAGTGA
- a CDS encoding DNA-directed RNA polymerase subunit beta: MRKNMPLPRKFFGRREELVSPPNLLFLPKESFETFLQFYTPPTSREQKGLEYVFSTSFPFKDPDEKINLEYLGYEVGDWECNRCGYKAYTDQSFLGGYGVNCPKCGTLLVHKEKYTEEECKVKGFTYSIPLRVMVRLRTKTKKGERVGEPRKVYFGEVPMMTQTGSFIINGSERIVVSQLIRSPGVFFEEKEERQKETTIIRMIYRASIIPDKGPRVEFELSSTTDILSSRIDRRKVGGTFVLRALGLETAYDILKPFYPDARAFFVQNGVIFDRDTGEEFRLEDLEGFYLFAILRYRAKVEDRGVEEDILEERFIEELSQLERLLKDERIKIDLISAVPRESAVKSPYGKILIETLVAETAPKDQDKRSPLKIPARFTLRDYALVDIYKKLRAVEPMVMELEHLISRARSHFDLYFRDLTRYDLSKVGRVKLNAKVYRVPKELRPADLERLSELPHLALAEDVGDFRAGTPLTEEILSEIFKQKDSVKVKDYTEGQARFLNALDLVNTIKYLINLRYGREKKDDIAYLGNRRIRAVGELLENQARIGIARMEKFFRDRCTVANPEDPNLKPQDLLNPRYLTSSLYEFLKGGMLSQYLDNTNPLSALTHKRRLSALGPGGLTRESAKFEIRDVHPSHYGRICPIETPEGQNIGLVTSLTVYAQTNEYGFIVTPYRKVEKGIVTDKVEHLAAYEEENFVIAQHTPTDSEGRILSDRVYVRYRNDIQIVKPEQVHYMDVSPRQVISVSASLIPFLEHDDANRALMGSNMQRQAVPLMFTSSPLIGTGMEKKVAFDSGAVVVARRGGHVEEVDSRRIIIRVNPEEINFADPTDIGIDLYELKKFERTNQNTCVNQRPLVVKGQKVQKGDLLADGQSTFRGELALGKDVLVAFMPWRGYNFEDAIVISERLVKEDVYTSIHIEELEVEARETKIGNEEITRQIPGIPERLLSHLDEFGIVKLGTYVKPGDILVGKVTPKGEAQLTPEEKLLQAIFGEKSRDVKDSSLRCPPGVEGVVVDVKVFVRKTGERRNYLAEHVERAEREELERELEKKKRLIVEGRNRIVKDLVLGKKLDKEITVKKKVYRPGTVVDEQVFEALLNYIITKPENLFEDEELCRRINDLRERTRFQVDMVSKLYEDKMESIGKRSELPPGVNTLVKVYIAQKRKIKVGDKMAGRHGNKGVISVVLPVEDMPFLEDGTPVDVVLNPLGVPSRMNVGQILETHLGWASRELGKRLRELVEEGAEKQELIDFLKEIYAVGDVKGENQKYVEEFLQGLEEESFEEVINLYAERGVPMATSAFEGASEEHIRELLRMAGLPEDGKTVLYDGRTGEPFDMRVTVGYMHMLKLIHMVDDKIHARSTGPYSLVTQQPLGGRAQFGGQRLGEMEVWALEAHGAAHTLQEMLTVKSDDIEGRTKVYESIVKGRYIYQPGVPESFRVLVRELKALGLDVRCENGAVMPCDQIEVEEEQP, translated from the coding sequence ATGAGAAAAAATATGCCCTTACCAAGAAAGTTCTTTGGTAGAAGGGAAGAGCTTGTCAGTCCGCCAAACCTGCTTTTCCTTCCAAAGGAATCCTTTGAAACCTTCCTCCAGTTTTACACTCCTCCCACCAGCAGGGAGCAGAAAGGTCTTGAGTATGTGTTTTCTACCTCTTTCCCTTTTAAGGACCCTGATGAGAAGATAAATCTTGAGTATCTGGGCTACGAGGTGGGAGACTGGGAGTGCAACAGGTGTGGCTACAAGGCCTACACAGACCAGAGCTTTCTGGGAGGTTATGGGGTTAACTGTCCAAAGTGTGGGACTCTGCTGGTGCACAAGGAGAAGTATACGGAGGAAGAGTGTAAGGTAAAGGGCTTTACCTATTCCATACCTCTCAGGGTGATGGTAAGACTCAGGACAAAGACGAAGAAGGGTGAGAGGGTGGGTGAGCCCAGGAAGGTATACTTCGGCGAAGTGCCCATGATGACGCAGACGGGCTCATTTATTATAAACGGCAGTGAGAGAATCGTGGTAAGCCAGCTCATACGCTCCCCTGGCGTTTTCTTTGAGGAAAAAGAAGAGCGTCAGAAGGAGACAACCATAATCCGGATGATATACAGGGCAAGCATCATACCCGACAAGGGACCAAGGGTTGAGTTTGAGCTTTCCAGCACCACCGACATACTCTCTTCAAGGATAGACAGAAGGAAGGTTGGTGGAACCTTTGTTCTCAGGGCTCTTGGTCTTGAAACCGCCTATGACATCCTGAAGCCCTTCTATCCGGATGCAAGGGCTTTCTTTGTGCAGAATGGTGTAATATTTGACAGAGATACAGGTGAGGAGTTCAGGCTTGAAGACCTTGAAGGCTTCTACCTTTTTGCCATTCTGCGCTACAGGGCAAAGGTGGAAGATAGAGGCGTGGAAGAGGACATACTTGAGGAGAGGTTTATTGAGGAACTCTCTCAGCTTGAAAGACTTCTTAAGGATGAGAGAATAAAAATAGACCTTATTTCGGCAGTCCCTAGGGAAAGCGCTGTCAAAAGCCCATACGGAAAGATACTTATAGAGACCCTCGTGGCAGAAACTGCACCCAAAGACCAGGACAAGAGAAGCCCCCTCAAGATACCTGCAAGGTTTACCCTAAGAGACTACGCCCTTGTGGACATATACAAAAAGCTCAGGGCTGTGGAGCCCATGGTGATGGAGCTTGAACACCTCATAAGCAGGGCAAGGTCCCACTTTGACCTGTATTTTAGAGACCTCACCAGGTATGACCTTTCAAAGGTGGGAAGGGTAAAGCTCAATGCAAAGGTTTACAGAGTTCCCAAAGAGCTAAGGCCTGCAGACCTTGAAAGGCTCTCAGAACTTCCTCATCTTGCTCTTGCAGAAGACGTGGGCGATTTCAGGGCCGGCACACCGCTCACTGAGGAAATACTCTCCGAGATTTTCAAACAAAAGGACAGTGTAAAGGTAAAGGATTACACAGAAGGACAGGCAAGGTTTCTGAATGCCCTTGACCTTGTGAACACCATAAAGTATCTAATAAACCTCAGATACGGAAGGGAGAAAAAGGATGACATAGCCTACCTTGGAAACAGAAGGATAAGGGCTGTGGGCGAGCTGCTGGAAAATCAGGCAAGAATAGGCATAGCCCGCATGGAAAAGTTCTTCAGGGACAGGTGCACCGTTGCAAACCCAGAAGACCCAAATCTCAAGCCTCAGGACCTTCTCAACCCCAGGTATCTCACAAGCTCTCTCTATGAGTTTCTCAAGGGTGGTATGCTCTCTCAGTATCTTGACAACACAAACCCCCTCTCAGCACTTACGCACAAGAGGAGGCTCTCCGCCCTCGGACCGGGTGGACTTACAAGGGAGAGTGCAAAGTTTGAGATAAGAGACGTTCATCCATCCCACTACGGAAGGATTTGCCCCATTGAAACTCCAGAGGGTCAGAACATAGGACTGGTGACTTCCCTTACCGTTTATGCCCAGACAAACGAATACGGCTTTATCGTGACTCCCTACAGGAAGGTGGAAAAGGGAATAGTAACCGATAAGGTGGAACACCTGGCCGCCTACGAGGAGGAAAACTTTGTCATAGCCCAGCACACACCCACAGACAGCGAAGGTAGAATCCTCAGCGATAGAGTTTATGTGCGCTACAGAAATGACATACAGATAGTAAAGCCTGAGCAGGTTCACTACATGGATGTCTCACCAAGGCAGGTCATATCCGTGTCCGCCTCTCTGATACCCTTCCTTGAGCACGACGATGCCAACAGAGCCCTCATGGGCTCCAACATGCAGAGACAGGCCGTCCCTCTCATGTTTACCTCTTCTCCTCTTATAGGCACCGGTATGGAAAAGAAGGTGGCCTTTGACAGCGGTGCAGTGGTTGTGGCCAGGAGGGGCGGCCATGTGGAGGAAGTGGACTCTAGAAGGATAATCATAAGGGTAAACCCTGAGGAGATAAACTTTGCCGACCCTACTGACATAGGTATAGACCTTTATGAGCTCAAGAAGTTTGAAAGGACAAACCAGAACACTTGCGTCAATCAGAGACCTCTTGTGGTAAAGGGACAGAAGGTCCAGAAGGGAGACCTCCTTGCGGATGGTCAGTCCACTTTCAGGGGAGAGCTTGCTCTGGGCAAAGATGTGCTTGTTGCCTTTATGCCATGGAGGGGATACAACTTTGAAGACGCCATAGTCATATCAGAAAGGCTTGTGAAAGAAGATGTTTACACCTCCATACACATAGAGGAGCTGGAAGTGGAAGCAAGGGAGACAAAGATTGGAAACGAGGAGATAACCCGTCAAATACCGGGGATTCCTGAGAGGTTGCTATCTCACCTGGACGAATTCGGAATAGTAAAGCTGGGGACCTACGTAAAGCCCGGTGATATACTGGTTGGAAAGGTAACTCCAAAAGGAGAAGCTCAGCTAACGCCAGAGGAGAAGCTCCTTCAGGCCATATTTGGTGAGAAATCAAGGGATGTGAAAGACTCCTCGCTGAGATGTCCTCCGGGTGTGGAAGGTGTGGTGGTTGATGTGAAGGTCTTTGTAAGAAAGACCGGAGAGAGAAGAAACTACCTTGCAGAGCACGTGGAGAGAGCTGAAAGGGAAGAGCTTGAAAGGGAGCTTGAGAAGAAAAAGAGGCTCATAGTTGAGGGGAGAAACCGAATAGTAAAGGACCTCGTGCTGGGCAAAAAGCTTGATAAGGAGATAACTGTCAAGAAGAAGGTATACAGACCGGGCACTGTGGTGGACGAACAGGTGTTTGAAGCGCTGCTCAACTACATCATAACCAAGCCGGAAAACCTCTTTGAAGATGAGGAACTGTGCAGAAGGATAAACGACCTGAGGGAAAGAACCCGCTTCCAGGTGGATATGGTTTCAAAACTATACGAGGACAAGATGGAGTCCATAGGCAAAAGAAGTGAGCTACCACCAGGCGTAAATACCCTCGTAAAGGTATACATAGCCCAGAAGAGGAAGATAAAAGTTGGCGATAAGATGGCAGGAAGGCATGGGAACAAGGGCGTCATATCTGTGGTTCTTCCTGTGGAGGACATGCCCTTTCTTGAGGATGGAACCCCGGTTGACGTGGTGCTAAATCCCCTTGGTGTTCCCTCCCGTATGAACGTGGGACAGATACTGGAAACTCATCTTGGCTGGGCCTCCAGAGAGCTGGGCAAAAGGCTCAGAGAGCTTGTTGAAGAGGGTGCAGAGAAACAGGAGCTCATAGACTTTCTCAAGGAGATTTACGCAGTGGGTGATGTGAAGGGTGAAAACCAGAAGTATGTGGAAGAATTTCTGCAAGGTCTGGAGGAAGAGAGCTTTGAGGAGGTTATTAACCTCTATGCAGAAAGGGGCGTGCCCATGGCAACCTCCGCCTTTGAGGGTGCAAGCGAGGAGCACATAAGGGAGCTCCTCAGGATGGCAGGTCTTCCTGAAGATGGCAAGACAGTGCTCTACGATGGAAGGACTGGAGAGCCTTTTGACATGAGGGTCACCGTTGGATACATGCACATGCTCAAGCTCATTCATATGGTGGACGACAAGATACATGCAAGAAGCACGGGACCCTACTCGCTGGTGACCCAGCAGCCTCTCGGTGGTAGAGCCCAGTTTGGTGGTCAGAGACTTGGAGAGATGGAGGTGTGGGCTCTTGAGGCACACGGTGCAGCACATACCCTCCAGGAGATGCTTACCGTCAAATCCGACGATATAGAGGGAAGGACAAAGGTCTACGAGTCCATAGTAAAGGGCAGATACATATACCAGCCAGGAGTGCCGGAGTCCTTCAGAGTGCTTGTGCGTGAGCTGAAAGCCCTCGGGCTGGATGTGAGGTGTGAGAACGGGGCAGTAATGCCCTGTGACCAGATAGAAGTTGAGGAGGAACAACCATGA